One genomic region from Sphingobacterium sp. UGAL515B_05 encodes:
- a CDS encoding NAD+ synthase gives MKIALAQLNYHIGNFEANTKKIISAIQQAKEATADLIIFAELAIGGYPAKDLLRSKAFKRQCDEAIHHIAAHCQDIACIIGAPVKNSDPEGKELYNTAVFIEHGEVRNIVKKGLLPDYDVFDEYRYFEPSRRFDCIELNGVKIALTICEDLWDDDEGGNSYVGDPMAELRKENPDLLINIAASPFSYTHFDERIKVLSQQVRKSGRPLIYVNQIGAHMDIIFDGRSIALNNEGTKIAELKSFEEDLQFVTYHQQNITSTTASSKESIAEIALIHDALILGLRDYFQKSGFKKAVLGLSGGLDSALVAALACEALGADNVLAILMPSVYSSDHSIKDAMDLVNNTGCKHYIVPIKDIANAFEHSLAPLFEGLQPDTTEENIQARARAVILMAASNKFGNILLNTSNKSEAAVGYGTLYGDMAGSISVIGDVYKSKAYDLARYINREREIIPVNTIEKAPSAELRPDQKDSDSLPEYDLLDQILFELIENEKAGSEVVAMGFEKSLVERVCKLVNNAEFKRFQAPPILRISPKAFGPGRQIPLVAKYPY, from the coding sequence ATGAAAATAGCTTTAGCACAATTGAATTACCATATCGGTAATTTTGAAGCAAATACCAAAAAAATAATTAGCGCGATCCAACAGGCCAAAGAAGCAACAGCCGATCTTATTATTTTCGCCGAACTCGCCATAGGTGGTTATCCTGCCAAGGATCTTTTGCGAAGTAAGGCTTTTAAACGTCAATGCGATGAAGCTATTCATCACATCGCTGCTCATTGTCAGGATATTGCCTGTATCATCGGAGCACCGGTCAAAAACAGTGATCCTGAAGGCAAAGAGCTTTATAATACGGCCGTATTTATTGAGCATGGGGAAGTCCGAAACATTGTTAAAAAAGGCCTCTTGCCCGATTATGATGTATTTGATGAATATCGTTATTTTGAGCCCAGCAGACGTTTTGATTGTATCGAGTTGAACGGTGTAAAAATTGCCTTAACCATTTGCGAAGATTTGTGGGATGATGACGAAGGGGGCAATTCTTACGTTGGTGACCCCATGGCAGAGTTGAGAAAAGAAAATCCAGACCTTCTCATCAACATTGCGGCATCCCCTTTTTCCTATACGCATTTTGATGAACGGATCAAGGTCCTCAGCCAACAGGTAAGAAAGTCTGGAAGACCGCTAATTTATGTCAATCAAATTGGCGCCCACATGGATATTATCTTTGACGGCCGCTCAATCGCCCTGAATAATGAAGGAACAAAAATTGCTGAGCTAAAAAGCTTTGAAGAAGATCTTCAATTTGTCACCTATCATCAACAAAATATAACCTCCACCACAGCATCTTCAAAAGAGTCTATTGCTGAGATAGCTCTTATACACGATGCATTGATCCTTGGACTACGTGATTATTTTCAAAAATCCGGTTTCAAGAAGGCGGTTTTAGGTCTGTCCGGCGGGCTAGATTCGGCCTTAGTTGCCGCTTTAGCCTGTGAAGCGCTAGGTGCTGATAATGTATTAGCCATACTGATGCCATCGGTTTACTCTTCCGACCATTCGATAAAAGATGCAATGGATCTCGTCAACAATACCGGTTGCAAACATTATATCGTTCCGATCAAAGATATTGCCAATGCCTTCGAACATAGTTTAGCTCCTCTTTTTGAAGGGCTACAGCCAGATACGACTGAAGAGAATATTCAAGCGCGCGCACGTGCGGTAATTCTGATGGCCGCTTCCAATAAATTCGGCAATATTTTACTCAATACATCCAACAAAAGTGAGGCTGCTGTAGGATATGGTACACTCTATGGTGATATGGCAGGTTCCATATCTGTAATCGGTGACGTCTACAAATCCAAAGCCTATGATTTAGCGCGCTACATCAATCGAGAAAGGGAGATCATTCCAGTCAATACCATTGAAAAAGCGCCTTCTGCAGAACTTCGACCCGATCAGAAAGATTCGGACTCGCTACCGGAATACGATCTATTGGATCAAATCCTCTTTGAACTCATAGAAAATGAGAAAGCAGGATCTGAGGTTGTAGCAATGGGCTTTGAAAAATCGTTAGTAGAAAGGGTATGTAAATTGGTTAATAATGCTGAATTCAAACGTTTTCAAGCTCCTCCGATCCTGCGTATTAGTCCAAAAGCATTCGGTCCGGGAAGACAGATTCCGTTAGTGGCAAAATATCCCTATTAA
- a CDS encoding GntR family transcriptional regulator, producing the protein MTNSVNQFLKTLEISDFSATPKYLQLANTIIDAVKNETLVRDDMLPSINELSAYLEISRDTVEKAYRYLKKNEIIASNPGKGYYVNKTDVESKLKIALFLNKLSAHKKIVYDSFAKELSDYANLDLFVYNSDLSYLNTLLGSLTKTYDHYVLFPHFKEGRDKAPDIIRKIPAEKLMLLGKFIEDVPGDFPAVYENYEHDIYSALEEANEVLSKYKNLKLVFPDYSDFPKAIIKGFYKFCQQYAFEHELVSDIDEEKVEKGTCYINIIEDDLVKLLNKVIQKKLVIGKDVGIISYNETPLKKFILNGITTISTDFEMMGRMAAELIINKSKDRVEVPFYLKLRPSV; encoded by the coding sequence ATGACCAATTCCGTAAATCAATTTTTAAAAACTTTAGAAATTAGCGATTTTTCTGCCACACCTAAGTATTTGCAATTGGCAAATACAATTATCGATGCTGTTAAAAATGAAACATTGGTCAGAGATGATATGCTCCCTTCTATTAATGAGCTCAGTGCATATCTGGAAATATCACGTGACACTGTAGAAAAAGCATACCGCTATCTTAAGAAAAATGAAATTATAGCATCTAACCCCGGAAAGGGGTATTATGTGAATAAAACGGATGTCGAATCCAAACTTAAGATAGCACTCTTTCTAAACAAACTAAGTGCCCATAAAAAAATAGTATATGATTCCTTTGCAAAAGAGTTGAGTGATTATGCCAACCTGGATCTATTTGTATACAATTCAGACCTATCGTATCTGAATACATTGTTGGGAAGCTTAACGAAAACATATGACCACTATGTTCTATTCCCCCATTTCAAAGAGGGAAGGGACAAAGCGCCGGATATCATTCGTAAGATTCCGGCAGAGAAACTCATGTTATTGGGTAAGTTCATCGAAGATGTGCCCGGAGATTTTCCTGCAGTCTACGAAAATTACGAACATGATATTTACTCCGCATTGGAGGAAGCTAATGAAGTGCTGAGTAAGTACAAAAACTTAAAACTTGTATTTCCTGACTATAGTGATTTTCCAAAAGCTATTATTAAGGGCTTTTATAAGTTTTGTCAACAATATGCTTTTGAACACGAGCTCGTATCCGACATTGATGAAGAGAAAGTAGAGAAAGGAACATGTTACATCAATATTATTGAAGATGATCTGGTGAAATTGTTGAACAAGGTTATTCAGAAAAAACTGGTTATAGGAAAAGATGTTGGTATCATTTCCTATAATGAAACTCCATTGAAAAAGTTTATCCTGAATGGTATTACAACAATATCAACTGATTTTGAAATGATGGGAAGAATGGCTGCTGAGTTGATTATAAATAAATCTAAAGATCGCGTTGAAGTGCCATTCTACTTGAAACTAAGACCTTCTGTTTAA
- a CDS encoding DUF4136 domain-containing protein, which translates to MKKILLFLVLCVALASCSSYQYNTTRVEKMDFTPFKTYAWLPPVDSLSKSYFDNDIAKTNILDAANTALEAKGLQYSKDNPDLLFRYITIVNNKSRLVYGGGGYYGWGGPWGWYRPWFSPYYYGGGYYPVAKERYRYGHLIIEAIDRKTNSVIWQARGSGDVDNPEKAINNISKVAKGVIDLFPVKTLKK; encoded by the coding sequence ATGAAAAAGATTCTATTATTTTTGGTGCTTTGCGTTGCACTCGCATCATGTTCGTCTTATCAATACAATACCACTCGGGTAGAAAAGATGGATTTTACTCCTTTCAAGACCTATGCTTGGCTACCTCCGGTAGACTCGCTTTCGAAGTCTTATTTTGACAACGATATCGCTAAAACCAATATCCTGGATGCCGCGAATACTGCATTGGAGGCAAAGGGCTTACAATATTCTAAAGATAATCCTGATTTACTATTTCGATATATTACCATTGTCAATAATAAAAGCCGTCTGGTCTATGGCGGCGGTGGTTATTACGGATGGGGAGGCCCTTGGGGCTGGTACCGTCCATGGTTTTCACCTTACTACTATGGCGGAGGTTATTATCCAGTTGCAAAAGAACGCTATCGCTACGGCCATTTGATCATCGAAGCCATCGATCGTAAAACAAATTCGGTAATTTGGCAGGCACGTGGTTCGGGCGATGTTGATAACCCAGAAAAAGCAATTAATAATATCAGCAAGGTTGCAAAAGGTGTTATTGATCTGTTTCCTGTGAAGACCTTAAAGAAATAA